In one Spirosoma rigui genomic region, the following are encoded:
- a CDS encoding RES family NAD+ phosphorylase, with the protein MIVYRITKAVYASQLVASGGAARWNGRGQFVIYTAATRALACLENVVHRSGEGLHDVFRVMVIDVPDELTIETIAVSDLPADWSDFRQYDACQRMGADWLRSGRTAVLQVPSAIIPHESNYLLHPGHPAFSRIRLLHTEPFLFDPRIKAGPDV; encoded by the coding sequence ATGATTGTATACCGCATAACCAAGGCCGTGTACGCCAGTCAGCTGGTGGCATCGGGCGGAGCGGCCCGCTGGAATGGCCGGGGTCAATTTGTGATCTACACGGCCGCAACGCGCGCGCTGGCCTGCCTGGAGAACGTTGTTCACCGGAGCGGGGAGGGCCTGCACGATGTATTCCGGGTTATGGTGATTGACGTACCCGACGAGTTGACTATAGAGACCATAGCGGTCAGCGACTTACCCGCCGACTGGTCCGATTTCCGGCAGTATGACGCCTGCCAGCGGATGGGCGCCGACTGGTTGCGCAGCGGCCGGACAGCGGTGTTGCAAGTGCCATCGGCCATTATTCCCCACGAGTCCAACTACTTGCTGCACCCCGGACACCCGGCGTTCTCACGCATTCGGTTGCTGCACACAGAACCGTTTCTGTTCGATCCGCGGATCAAAGCCGGACCAGACGTATAG
- a CDS encoding nuclease A inhibitor family protein yields the protein MTNEEPKSTELVPENKPAFPEQLNPILTGLFYPSESDEPIEPVSCYLDQAGPLTVSQIKDWQMLPPAIYVDEIPEAQFWEPVITEEDWYGDDEKKRTSQFQQLKALLEAELTVRQVFRVGDTERDVYLLGRQADGERAGIKTKIVQT from the coding sequence ATGACGAACGAAGAGCCTAAAAGTACCGAATTGGTACCCGAAAATAAACCAGCTTTCCCCGAACAGCTTAACCCGATCCTAACGGGTTTGTTTTACCCCAGTGAATCCGATGAGCCAATTGAGCCGGTTAGCTGCTACCTCGACCAGGCCGGGCCCCTTACCGTGAGTCAGATCAAGGACTGGCAGATGCTACCGCCCGCCATCTACGTCGACGAAATTCCCGAAGCGCAGTTCTGGGAGCCCGTTATCACGGAGGAGGACTGGTATGGCGACGATGAGAAAAAACGTACGAGTCAGTTTCAGCAACTCAAAGCCCTGCTCGAAGCCGAGTTGACCGTTCGTCAGGTCTTCCGCGTGGGCGACACCGAGCGGGATGTGTACCTGCTGGGGCGGCAGGCCGACGGCGAGCGGGCGGGCATTAAGACTAAAATTGTTCAGACGTAA
- a CDS encoding 2,3,4,5-tetrahydropyridine-2,6-dicarboxylate N-succinyltransferase has protein sequence MIEKIELLWNDRSLLTTPDAIQTIKNVIDQLDKGELRVATPPVAEGEEWTVNEWVKKAILLYFISQQMKPDQVGIFSFHDKIPLKTNFVESKVRVVPPAVARYGSYQAPGVILMPSYVNIGAYVDERTMVDTWATVGSCAQIGKDVHLSGGVGIGGVLEPAQAAPVIIEDGAFVGSRCIVVEGARIGKRAVLGAGVTITGSSKIIDVTGTSPVEYKGFVPANSVVIPGSYTKEFPAGSYQVPCAIIIGQRKESTDLKTSLNDALRENNVSV, from the coding sequence ATGATTGAAAAAATTGAGCTTTTGTGGAATGACCGTAGCTTGTTAACAACACCTGATGCGATCCAGACTATTAAAAACGTAATAGATCAATTAGATAAAGGTGAGTTGCGTGTTGCCACACCGCCAGTTGCAGAAGGCGAGGAGTGGACCGTTAATGAGTGGGTCAAAAAAGCAATTTTGCTTTACTTCATTAGCCAGCAGATGAAGCCTGATCAGGTAGGAATTTTTTCCTTTCATGACAAAATTCCTCTCAAGACAAATTTTGTAGAGTCCAAAGTTCGGGTTGTTCCGCCAGCCGTTGCCCGGTACGGATCCTACCAGGCACCCGGCGTTATTCTGATGCCATCTTACGTTAACATTGGTGCTTACGTCGATGAACGAACCATGGTCGACACGTGGGCTACCGTGGGGAGCTGCGCCCAGATTGGGAAGGATGTTCACCTAAGTGGTGGGGTCGGAATAGGAGGGGTACTGGAACCGGCGCAGGCCGCCCCCGTCATTATCGAAGACGGCGCTTTCGTTGGATCACGCTGTATTGTTGTTGAGGGAGCCCGTATTGGGAAACGCGCTGTGCTCGGCGCGGGCGTTACGATTACAGGTTCGTCTAAAATCATTGACGTTACAGGTACTAGCCCGGTCGAGTACAAAGGATTCGTTCCTGCTAATTCAGTTGTTATTCCTGGCAGCTATACTAAAGAGTTTCCGGCAGGCAGCTACCAAGTTCCTTGTGCCATCATCATCGGCCAGCGTAAAGAATCAACTGATTTAAAAACGTCGCTGAATGACGCCCTACGGGAGAATAATGTATCTGTATAG
- a CDS encoding IS3 family transposase has protein sequence MEQLCGVFGLTRQAWYAATRRQEKQGFQAAIVLAEVKRLRKQVAGLGTTKLYELMQDFLVAHQIKLGRDKLHNLLKSNDLLLTKKRSRIKTTDSDHDLEKYPNQVKELKPDGVGQLWVSDLSYIRVGIGFAYLSVLMDAYSRKIIGWSFHKTLEAKGPVAALEMALKTRTRPDQALVHHSDRGVQYCSGAYVDRLRQAKITISMTESGDPNENALAERVFRTLKEDFHLRGFPTFVVAETAVEQAICAYNSVRPHASLGYKTPNQAHQSRGHQSLKWYPYKKVRFGNVQYQADNQFCSPL, from the coding sequence ATGGAGCAGTTGTGTGGGGTGTTTGGGTTAACACGACAAGCCTGGTATGCGGCTACCCGGCGTCAGGAGAAACAAGGCTTTCAGGCTGCGATTGTGCTGGCTGAAGTCAAACGATTGCGGAAACAGGTTGCGGGCTTAGGAACAACTAAATTATATGAATTGATGCAGGACTTTTTGGTAGCTCATCAAATCAAGTTAGGACGAGATAAGCTGCATAACTTACTAAAGTCCAATGACTTGCTTTTGACAAAGAAGCGATCTAGAATCAAGACAACCGACTCTGATCATGATTTGGAAAAGTACCCTAACCAGGTCAAGGAGCTAAAACCAGATGGAGTTGGTCAGCTCTGGGTAAGCGATTTGAGTTACATTCGAGTCGGGATTGGTTTCGCCTATTTATCGGTGCTGATGGATGCTTACTCCCGAAAAATCATCGGTTGGTCCTTCCATAAAACCCTGGAAGCTAAAGGGCCAGTAGCCGCCCTGGAGATGGCTTTAAAAACGCGTACGCGACCTGATCAAGCGCTTGTTCACCACTCTGATCGGGGCGTTCAGTACTGCTCGGGCGCTTATGTGGATCGGCTGCGTCAAGCGAAGATTACTATTAGTATGACCGAGTCAGGCGACCCAAATGAAAATGCGTTAGCGGAGCGGGTTTTTCGAACCTTAAAGGAAGACTTTCATCTTCGGGGCTTCCCTACTTTCGTCGTGGCCGAAACGGCTGTTGAGCAAGCCATTTGTGCTTACAATTCGGTACGACCGCATGCGTCTTTAGGCTATAAAACGCCGAATCAAGCTCACCAGAGCCGAGGCCATCAGTCCTTAAAATGGTACCCGTATAAAAAAGTGCGGTTCGGAAATGTGCAATATCAGGCTGATAATCAGTTTTGTTCCCCTTTGTAA
- the dnaK gene encoding molecular chaperone DnaK has translation MGKIIGIDLGTTNSCVAVMEGNEPVVIPNSEGARTTPSVVAFMDNGNGERKVGAPAKRQAITNPKNTISSIKRFMGKRYSEVTNEIKNVAYDVENGPNSTPRVRIGDRQYTPQELSALILQKMKQTAEDYLGQTVTEAVITVPAYFNDAERQATKEAGAIAGLDVKRIINEPTAAALAYGLDKTDKDQKIAVFDLGGGTFDISILELGDGVFEVKATDGDTHLGGDDFDQVIIDWLADEFKKDEAIDLRQDPMALQRLKEAAEKAKVELSSSTSTEINLPYIMPVNGIPKHLVRTLSRSKFEQLADSLIQRSLEPCRKALKNAGLSASQIDEVILVGGSTRIPKVQDEVEKLFGRKPSKAVNPDEAVAIGAAVQGGVLTGEVKDVLLLDVIPLSLGIETMGGVFTKMVEANTTIPSKKVEVYSTASDNQPSVEINILQGERPMAQQNRQLGRFILSDIPPAPRGVPQIEVTFDVDANGILNVTAKDKGTGKEQKIRIEASSGLTDAEINRMREEAKANEAADKAERETVEKVNAADSMIFQTEKQLKEYGDKLSPANKTGIEDALATLRTAHSSRDAAGIDTALEALNAAWATASTEMYNATNGAGANPMDGAGFDGGNANPGAGQGQPTDGNVSDVPYEEVK, from the coding sequence ATGGGAAAAATAATTGGTATTGACTTAGGCACCACGAACTCGTGCGTAGCCGTGATGGAAGGCAACGAGCCGGTCGTGATCCCCAATTCGGAGGGCGCACGCACGACTCCATCGGTCGTCGCGTTTATGGACAACGGCAACGGCGAGCGTAAAGTCGGGGCTCCCGCCAAACGCCAGGCCATCACCAACCCTAAAAATACAATTTCGTCGATCAAGCGTTTCATGGGTAAACGCTACAGCGAAGTCACCAACGAAATTAAAAACGTCGCCTATGACGTTGAGAACGGTCCCAACTCGACGCCCCGCGTCCGGATCGGTGATCGCCAATATACACCCCAGGAGCTTTCGGCCCTGATTCTGCAGAAGATGAAGCAGACAGCCGAGGATTACCTGGGCCAGACCGTAACCGAGGCCGTTATCACGGTACCGGCTTACTTTAACGATGCCGAACGTCAGGCAACCAAAGAAGCGGGTGCCATTGCCGGTCTCGACGTGAAGCGGATCATTAACGAGCCCACCGCAGCGGCTCTGGCCTACGGTCTGGACAAAACCGACAAAGACCAGAAGATTGCAGTCTTTGACCTGGGTGGTGGTACGTTCGATATTTCGATCCTGGAACTTGGTGACGGGGTATTCGAAGTAAAAGCTACCGACGGCGATACGCACTTGGGTGGTGACGACTTTGACCAGGTCATCATCGATTGGCTGGCCGACGAATTCAAGAAAGACGAAGCAATCGATCTGCGCCAGGACCCCATGGCCCTGCAACGCCTGAAAGAAGCGGCTGAAAAAGCCAAAGTTGAATTATCGAGTTCGACATCGACCGAGATCAACCTGCCGTACATCATGCCGGTGAATGGTATCCCCAAACACCTGGTGCGCACGTTGAGCCGTTCGAAGTTTGAGCAACTGGCCGATTCGCTGATCCAGCGGAGCCTGGAGCCTTGCCGCAAAGCGCTGAAAAACGCCGGTTTGTCGGCCAGCCAGATCGACGAGGTGATTCTGGTGGGTGGCTCGACCCGGATTCCTAAAGTACAGGACGAGGTAGAAAAACTCTTTGGCCGTAAGCCATCGAAAGCCGTTAACCCCGATGAGGCCGTTGCCATTGGCGCAGCCGTGCAGGGTGGTGTATTAACGGGTGAAGTGAAAGACGTACTTCTGCTGGACGTTATCCCGCTGTCGCTGGGTATTGAAACCATGGGTGGCGTATTCACCAAGATGGTCGAAGCTAATACTACGATTCCGAGCAAGAAAGTAGAGGTGTATTCGACGGCTTCGGACAACCAGCCCAGCGTTGAGATTAACATCCTGCAGGGTGAGCGCCCGATGGCCCAGCAGAACCGTCAGCTAGGCCGGTTCATTCTGTCTGACATTCCGCCTGCTCCGCGGGGCGTTCCGCAGATCGAAGTAACCTTCGATGTGGATGCCAATGGTATCCTGAACGTAACCGCGAAGGACAAAGGCACCGGAAAAGAGCAGAAGATCCGAATCGAAGCATCGAGCGGTTTGACCGATGCGGAGATCAACCGGATGCGTGAAGAAGCGAAAGCCAACGAAGCCGCCGATAAAGCCGAGCGCGAAACCGTTGAGAAAGTCAACGCGGCCGACTCGATGATTTTCCAGACGGAGAAACAGCTGAAAGAGTACGGTGATAAACTGAGCCCAGCCAATAAAACGGGCATCGAAGACGCACTTGCTACCCTGCGGACGGCGCACAGTTCCCGCGATGCCGCCGGTATCGATACGGCCCTGGAAGCGCTGAACGCAGCCTGGGCTACGGCGTCGACCGAAATGTATAATGCGACCAACGGCGCAGGTGCCAATCCTATGGATGGGGCCGGTTTCGACGGTGGTAACGCGAACCCCGGCGCAGGCCAGGGGCAGCCGACGGACGGTAACGTATCGGACGTTCCGTACGAGGAAGTGAAATAA
- the parS gene encoding type II RES/Xre toxin-antitoxin system antitoxin, which translates to MILQDRTALIVSALKGVPATRFFEAADLTGYKREQLAEVFDTSLKTFQRYEREQKKLNPQDSEKVLKIMALFQTGESVFGSADAFRRWMDKPAYGLGHQIPFDLLHTSGGIDLVLDEVVRIEYGDLA; encoded by the coding sequence ATGATACTGCAAGACCGAACCGCCCTTATCGTATCAGCCCTGAAAGGGGTACCGGCTACCCGTTTCTTTGAAGCGGCTGATTTAACTGGCTACAAGCGGGAGCAGCTGGCCGAAGTGTTTGATACGTCGCTCAAAACGTTTCAGCGGTATGAGCGCGAACAGAAAAAACTTAACCCCCAGGATAGCGAGAAAGTGCTCAAGATCATGGCCCTGTTTCAGACGGGCGAATCAGTCTTTGGGTCGGCCGATGCATTTCGGCGGTGGATGGATAAACCCGCTTACGGACTTGGTCACCAGATACCCTTCGATCTGTTGCACACCTCAGGGGGGATTGATCTGGTTCTGGATGAGGTCGTGCGGATTGAGTACGGTGACCTGGCGTAG
- a CDS encoding DUF937 domain-containing protein, with translation MFETLMNLVQQQSGQAVINNPAIPNDQNDNVMQTVASSILGGLGQQAQGGGLGNLLGMVVNGGGNVAQSPVTAGVQQHVEQNLMEKLGISPQVAMSVASAVVPMVLSKLMHKASDPNDASVDGNTILGAATGQQGTDWMGMASSAMADGKLDMNDLMRVVSGQQGGGQQSGGGLGGMLGGLFGR, from the coding sequence ATGTTTGAAACCTTAATGAACCTCGTACAGCAGCAATCGGGTCAGGCTGTCATCAACAACCCGGCTATCCCCAACGATCAGAATGACAACGTGATGCAAACCGTGGCCAGCAGCATCCTGGGTGGCCTGGGCCAGCAGGCGCAGGGGGGTGGATTGGGTAACCTGCTGGGTATGGTCGTCAATGGGGGCGGTAACGTAGCGCAAAGCCCCGTTACGGCGGGTGTTCAGCAGCACGTGGAGCAAAACCTGATGGAAAAACTGGGGATATCGCCCCAGGTGGCCATGTCCGTTGCCAGTGCTGTGGTCCCTATGGTCCTGAGCAAACTGATGCACAAAGCGTCCGATCCGAACGATGCCAGCGTGGATGGCAACACCATATTAGGTGCGGCAACCGGCCAGCAGGGTACCGACTGGATGGGTATGGCATCATCGGCCATGGCCGACGGGAAACTGGATATGAATGACCTGATGCGCGTTGTGAGCGGGCAGCAGGGGGGCGGCCAGCAGTCCGGTGGCGGTCTGGGTGGCATGCTGGGCGGTTTGTTTGGCCGGTAG
- a CDS encoding tetratricopeptide repeat protein yields MKLVFGFLVACCLSTGVRAQQTAAAGGDALAMEAFKKEKEKSDKDIADAKASAKASTWMDRAKTYQNIALQSIRLDSTAGITAMEAYKKVIELDKDKKGGPGKLAKEATEALKSRDMYNAIMQQGVAKFQAKNYADAVKIMTVAGEVLPQDTLAPLYTAIGAQQIQDNATAKTQLERYVANGGKDAAIYGSLAMLYRNDKEVDKALSVLEKGIAMSPENKDLSNERINIMLASNRMDEAIDGMKKLVEKDPNNVQNLVNLGILYDNGASKMTDDIRKLGGDAKQGNSSAKKLAAEKDALSAITGEIARLTAKVKKEPKNAEAKRQLADVQKRQADAKASVAQLEAQAKEAAANAGAMADNEKKVADLKQKQTEQRDMAKQYYSKALAIDPANYDANYNMGVFFFNEAVELKKGVDGMDMADYNKRGKELDGQVCGKFKQALPYFTKAKAVKDEADLNENLTNLQNILKQYEERKVVCVESK; encoded by the coding sequence ATGAAACTAGTTTTTGGGTTCCTCGTCGCGTGTTGCCTGTCAACAGGTGTACGCGCTCAGCAAACCGCAGCCGCCGGAGGTGACGCGCTTGCTATGGAAGCATTTAAAAAGGAAAAGGAGAAGAGCGATAAGGATATTGCTGATGCCAAAGCATCGGCAAAAGCATCCACCTGGATGGACCGCGCTAAAACGTACCAGAACATAGCGTTGCAGTCAATCCGGTTGGATTCCACGGCAGGAATCACCGCTATGGAAGCGTACAAAAAAGTGATCGAGCTGGATAAGGATAAAAAGGGTGGTCCTGGCAAACTGGCTAAAGAAGCTACCGAAGCGCTGAAGAGCCGGGATATGTATAATGCCATCATGCAGCAGGGGGTCGCCAAATTCCAGGCGAAAAACTACGCTGACGCGGTGAAAATCATGACGGTTGCCGGAGAAGTGCTGCCGCAGGATACACTCGCTCCGTTGTACACGGCTATTGGTGCGCAGCAGATTCAGGACAATGCTACGGCTAAAACCCAATTGGAAAGATACGTAGCAAACGGTGGTAAAGACGCAGCGATCTACGGCTCGCTGGCGATGCTCTACCGGAATGACAAAGAGGTAGATAAAGCATTATCCGTTCTCGAGAAGGGGATCGCGATGTCGCCGGAAAACAAAGACCTGTCGAACGAGCGGATTAACATCATGCTGGCGTCGAACCGGATGGACGAGGCTATCGACGGTATGAAGAAGCTGGTTGAAAAAGATCCCAACAACGTTCAGAATCTGGTGAACCTGGGTATCCTGTATGACAACGGTGCATCTAAAATGACGGATGATATCCGCAAACTGGGTGGTGATGCCAAGCAGGGTAATTCGTCGGCCAAGAAATTGGCTGCGGAGAAAGACGCGCTAAGTGCGATCACGGGTGAAATTGCCCGTCTGACGGCGAAGGTTAAGAAAGAGCCCAAGAACGCCGAAGCCAAGCGTCAGCTGGCTGACGTGCAGAAGCGCCAGGCCGATGCGAAAGCCAGCGTTGCGCAACTGGAAGCTCAGGCGAAAGAAGCAGCTGCCAATGCCGGTGCTATGGCCGACAACGAAAAGAAAGTTGCTGATCTGAAGCAGAAGCAAACTGAACAGCGGGATATGGCCAAGCAGTACTACAGCAAGGCCCTGGCTATTGATCCGGCTAACTACGATGCCAACTACAACATGGGTGTTTTCTTCTTCAATGAAGCAGTTGAACTCAAGAAGGGCGTCGACGGTATGGACATGGCCGATTACAACAAGCGTGGTAAGGAATTAGATGGTCAGGTTTGTGGCAAGTTCAAGCAGGCACTGCCATACTTCACCAAAGCCAAAGCGGTAAAGGATGAAGCAGATCTGAACGAAAACCTGACGAACTTACAGAACATCCTCAAGCAGTATGAGGAGCGTAAGGTTGTCTGCGTAGAGAGCAAATAA
- a CDS encoding helix-turn-helix transcriptional regulator, producing the protein MNINDKIKQILIDKNLTPSYFADEIGVQRSSISHILSGRNRPSFDIIQKIIRRFPELGYEWIMEEEQQPQHQANQSNYGSPRNSPSVQPVDRREQRYPVSPSVSYTAPSIHVRSQRNEIPPVMQSVNPASVDHPVLPEPTGVVGKADKKIDRILIFFTDGSFQEYGPTA; encoded by the coding sequence ATGAACATTAATGACAAGATTAAACAGATACTGATTGACAAGAATCTGACGCCTTCGTATTTCGCGGATGAAATTGGCGTTCAGCGTTCCAGCATCTCCCACATCTTATCCGGACGCAACCGTCCCAGCTTCGACATTATTCAGAAAATTATTCGTCGCTTTCCTGAATTGGGCTACGAATGGATCATGGAAGAAGAACAACAACCCCAACATCAGGCTAATCAATCGAACTACGGTAGTCCAAGAAATTCTCCTTCGGTTCAGCCAGTCGACCGACGGGAGCAACGATACCCGGTATCTCCATCCGTTTCTTACACCGCTCCATCCATTCACGTCCGCAGTCAGCGTAATGAGATTCCCCCAGTAATGCAGTCGGTTAATCCTGCTTCTGTGGATCATCCCGTATTACCCGAGCCAACCGGAGTAGTAGGAAAAGCGGATAAAAAGATTGATCGAATCCTGATTTTCTTTACTGACGGATCGTTTCAGGAATATGGCCCTACGGCCTAA
- the gyrA gene encoding DNA gyrase subunit A, which translates to MAEETPDLQSPSNIIPINIEDEMRGAYIDYSMSVIISRALPDVRDGLKPVHRRVLFGMAELGVNYNKPHKKSARIVGEVLGKYHPHGDSSVYDTMVRMAQDWSLRYPLVDGQGNFGSIDGDSPAAMRYTEARLKRIADEILSDIYKETVDFQPNFDDSLEEPSVMPAKLPNLLLNGSSGIAVGMATNMAPHNLTEIVDGIMAYLDNYDITVEELMNHVKAPDFPTGATIYGMEGVKSAFKTGRGRVVMRANATIEEHKGKTQIIVTDVPYMVNKAVMLEKTAELINEKKIEGITAFRDESDRDGLRVVYDLRKDAIPNVVLNNLYKHTALQSSFSINNVALVKGRPMLLNLKDMMKYYVEHRFDVITRRTEYELREAEKRAHILEGLLIALDNIDAVIELIRSSRDPEVARTGLMERFSLSDIQAKAILEMRLQRLTGLERDKLQAEYDELMREIADLKEILASEERKRQVIKDELMDIRTRYGDPRRTQINPLGDGNISDLSLIADEDMVITISHEGYIKRTPTTEYRSQSRGGVGAKAAGTKEEDFTEHLFTATMHNTLLAFTQKGRLYWLPVYELPEGSRTSKGRPLANFINIESDDKVRAVINVTDLKNEDYINNNYLVMCTRKGTIKKTMLEAYSRPRQNGIIAITIDEDDQLIGVCMTNGDNEIVIASSAGKAVRFHETRTRPMGRTAAGVRGISLDEDDPTDHVIGMVCIASTDAQLLVVSEKGYGKRSDIDGYRITNRGAKGVGTLKVTEKVGRLVAILDVADNDDLMIINKSGIAIRTPVDEISVIGRNTQGVRLINLREGDAISSVTKIKREEGEEVAAAEAVEPVEPADVTE; encoded by the coding sequence ATGGCGGAAGAAACTCCCGACCTCCAATCGCCCAGTAACATTATTCCAATTAACATTGAGGACGAAATGCGCGGTGCCTACATCGATTATTCGATGTCGGTTATCATCTCCCGCGCCCTGCCCGACGTACGGGATGGTCTGAAACCGGTTCACCGCCGGGTTCTGTTTGGAATGGCCGAACTGGGGGTCAACTACAACAAACCACATAAGAAGTCAGCCCGTATCGTTGGGGAGGTACTCGGTAAGTATCACCCGCACGGTGACTCATCCGTGTATGACACCATGGTCCGGATGGCCCAGGACTGGTCGCTGCGGTACCCGCTCGTTGATGGGCAGGGGAACTTCGGCTCCATCGATGGAGACTCCCCCGCGGCTATGCGGTATACCGAGGCTCGCCTGAAACGGATTGCCGACGAGATCCTGTCTGATATTTACAAAGAGACGGTCGACTTCCAGCCCAACTTTGATGACTCGCTCGAAGAACCGAGCGTGATGCCGGCCAAACTGCCGAACCTGCTGCTGAATGGTTCGTCGGGTATTGCCGTGGGGATGGCTACCAACATGGCTCCCCATAACCTGACCGAGATTGTCGACGGTATCATGGCTTACCTCGATAATTACGACATCACGGTAGAGGAGCTGATGAACCATGTGAAAGCCCCTGATTTTCCAACGGGAGCGACCATCTATGGGATGGAAGGGGTGAAGTCCGCGTTCAAGACCGGCCGTGGCCGGGTTGTTATGCGGGCCAACGCGACCATCGAGGAACACAAGGGAAAAACCCAGATCATCGTTACCGATGTCCCCTACATGGTCAACAAGGCCGTGATGCTGGAGAAAACGGCCGAGCTGATCAACGAAAAGAAAATTGAAGGTATTACGGCTTTCCGCGATGAGTCGGACCGGGATGGGTTGCGGGTCGTGTACGATCTGCGGAAAGATGCCATTCCCAACGTCGTCCTCAATAACCTTTACAAGCATACGGCCCTGCAGTCGTCGTTCAGTATCAACAACGTAGCCCTGGTCAAAGGGCGGCCCATGCTGTTGAACCTGAAGGACATGATGAAGTACTACGTCGAGCACCGCTTTGACGTCATCACCCGCCGGACGGAATACGAACTGCGCGAAGCGGAGAAGCGGGCCCACATTCTGGAAGGCTTGCTGATTGCGCTTGACAACATTGACGCCGTCATTGAACTGATCCGGTCGTCGCGCGATCCGGAAGTAGCCCGGACGGGCCTGATGGAGCGGTTCTCACTGAGCGACATCCAGGCAAAAGCGATTCTGGAAATGCGTCTGCAGCGGCTCACGGGTCTGGAGCGGGACAAGCTACAGGCAGAGTACGACGAGTTGATGCGGGAAATTGCCGACCTGAAAGAGATTCTGGCCAGTGAAGAACGCAAGCGGCAGGTGATCAAAGACGAGCTGATGGATATCCGTACCCGCTACGGTGATCCGCGCCGGACGCAGATCAACCCGCTCGGCGACGGCAATATCAGTGACCTGTCGCTGATTGCCGATGAGGACATGGTTATTACCATCTCGCACGAAGGCTACATCAAACGTACGCCAACGACCGAGTACCGTTCGCAAAGCCGCGGTGGGGTTGGCGCAAAAGCAGCCGGTACCAAAGAAGAGGACTTTACGGAACATCTCTTTACGGCAACCATGCACAACACCCTGCTGGCGTTTACCCAGAAAGGGCGGTTGTACTGGCTCCCCGTTTACGAGTTGCCCGAAGGTTCCCGGACCTCGAAAGGCCGTCCGCTGGCTAACTTTATCAACATTGAGTCGGACGATAAAGTACGCGCCGTTATTAACGTCACCGATCTGAAGAACGAGGACTACATCAACAATAATTACCTGGTGATGTGTACCCGTAAAGGAACGATCAAGAAGACAATGCTGGAGGCCTATTCCCGGCCGCGCCAGAACGGGATCATTGCGATCACGATTGATGAGGACGACCAGTTGATCGGCGTGTGCATGACCAACGGCGATAACGAAATCGTCATCGCGTCGAGCGCTGGTAAAGCGGTTCGTTTCCACGAAACCCGCACCAGACCTATGGGCCGTACGGCGGCCGGGGTACGGGGTATCTCGCTCGACGAGGACGACCCGACCGACCACGTAATTGGCATGGTTTGTATCGCGTCGACCGATGCGCAGCTGCTGGTTGTCTCCGAAAAGGGCTACGGCAAGCGTTCGGACATTGATGGCTACCGGATCACCAACCGTGGGGCGAAAGGGGTAGGTACCCTGAAAGTCACCGAGAAGGTTGGTCGGCTGGTGGCGATTCTGGACGTAGCGGATAATGACGATCTGATGATCATCAACAAATCCGGTATTGCGATTCGTACCCCGGTCGATGAGATCAGCGTCATTGGCCGGAATACCCAGGGGGTTCGACTGATCAACCTGCGGGAGGGCGATGCCATTTCATCGGTTACTAAAATCAAGCGGGAAGAAGGGGAGGAGGTTGCAGCGGCTGAAGCCGTGGAGCCTGTTGAACCAGCCGACGTTACCGAATAA
- a CDS encoding DUF4142 domain-containing protein → MKKITLMLAVLVASLGFQACNENKKNGTDSVENAHDANDIKEEKGTGQDDDDNDFAVKAANGGMLELELARLAREKSQSNEVKEFAAMMLTDHQKANEELKALAGRKNITLPARLGNDEQKHVDELAKLTGSEFDKKYVDLMVDDHEEDVKLFKEAADDADDADLKAFAAKTLPTLQKHLEHITTIDKNMK, encoded by the coding sequence ATGAAAAAGATAACATTGATGCTCGCCGTGTTAGTTGCCTCACTGGGCTTCCAGGCCTGTAATGAAAACAAGAAGAATGGCACTGACAGTGTCGAAAATGCCCATGATGCCAATGACATCAAAGAAGAAAAAGGAACCGGGCAGGACGACGATGACAACGACTTTGCGGTGAAAGCCGCTAACGGCGGGATGCTTGAACTGGAACTGGCGCGCCTGGCCCGCGAGAAATCCCAAAGCAATGAAGTCAAAGAGTTTGCCGCCATGATGCTGACCGATCACCAGAAAGCCAACGAAGAACTCAAGGCGCTGGCCGGCCGGAAAAACATTACCCTGCCCGCGCGCCTGGGCAACGATGAACAAAAGCACGTTGATGAACTGGCCAAGCTAACCGGCAGCGAATTCGATAAGAAGTATGTGGATCTGATGGTTGATGACCACGAGGAAGACGTAAAACTGTTTAAAGAAGCCGCCGACGATGCCGATGACGCCGACCTGAAAGCGTTTGCCGCCAAAACGCTGCCAACGCTCCAGAAACACCTGGAACACATCACGACGATCGACAAGAACATGAAATAG